One stretch of Candidatus Saccharibacteria bacterium oral taxon 488 DNA includes these proteins:
- a CDS encoding alanine--tRNA ligase, whose translation MNAQEIRLKYLDFYSKQAHAVIRRAPLILTDDPTTLFTGAGMQPMIPYLLGEPHPEGKRIADSQTCLRAQDIDDIGDNRHTTFFEMLGNWSLGDYFKKEQINWMWTFLTEEIGLDPQRLYVTCFIGAPEYNIARDTEAAELWQQKFVEKGIEAGLADIGSEEQGAARGIHPGERIFFYDSSKNWWSRNGGPETTPIGDPCGPDSEMFYEFDFIEHDPKFGEYCHPNCDCGRFMEIGNNVFMAYKKVADGVFEPLEKPNIDHGSGLERIAAAANNDPDVFKISLLWPIIEKLQDLSGKQYASHTESMRVIADHLRAATFMAVDGCVPSNKEQGYVMRRLLRRAIRYSFDLGIEQNFLEEIVPVIADLYEADFPEVKENRESIIAVLVKEEKAFRQTLRKGLKQMQHYIDDGLTGEELFTLYDTFGFPVELSTEEAYKQGIKLSDNWRAEFDARMAEQRQRSKTARKGQFSGGLEGHDPIHLKYHTATHLLGAALRKVLDAPDLQQHGSNITAERLRFDFNHDKLTPEEKQAVEDQVNAWIDADLPVSFAVYPTDEALNMGAIGAFGERYGDEVKVYSIGEGDNVVSFEVCGGPHVEHTGVLAEGGKRFTITKEEASAAGIRRIKAVLSEGAADAS comes from the coding sequence ATGAACGCTCAAGAAATTCGCCTCAAATACCTCGACTTTTACAGCAAACAGGCTCATGCAGTCATTAGGCGCGCGCCGCTGATTCTAACCGATGACCCGACAACACTATTTACCGGTGCGGGCATGCAGCCAATGATCCCGTACCTGCTGGGTGAGCCACACCCTGAGGGCAAGCGAATCGCTGATTCGCAGACATGTTTACGGGCGCAGGATATTGATGATATCGGTGATAACCGCCACACGACATTTTTTGAAATGCTTGGCAACTGGAGCTTGGGCGATTATTTCAAGAAAGAGCAGATCAATTGGATGTGGACGTTCTTGACCGAAGAAATTGGGCTTGACCCGCAGCGGCTATACGTGACATGTTTCATTGGTGCGCCGGAATATAATATCGCCAGGGATACTGAAGCGGCCGAGTTATGGCAGCAGAAGTTTGTCGAAAAAGGCATCGAGGCTGGACTAGCCGATATTGGTAGCGAGGAGCAGGGCGCAGCGCGCGGTATTCATCCGGGTGAGCGGATTTTCTTTTATGATAGCAGCAAGAACTGGTGGAGTCGTAATGGTGGGCCGGAAACTACGCCGATTGGTGATCCGTGTGGGCCGGATAGCGAGATGTTTTATGAGTTTGACTTTATCGAGCATGATCCGAAGTTTGGCGAGTATTGTCATCCGAACTGCGATTGTGGTCGTTTTATGGAGATTGGCAACAATGTCTTTATGGCTTACAAAAAGGTGGCGGACGGTGTGTTTGAGCCACTAGAAAAGCCAAACATTGATCATGGCTCAGGCCTGGAGCGAATTGCGGCAGCAGCTAATAACGACCCGGACGTTTTCAAGATTAGCTTGCTATGGCCAATCATCGAGAAATTGCAGGATTTGAGCGGCAAACAGTACGCTTCACATACCGAAAGTATGCGGGTGATCGCTGATCATCTGAGGGCTGCTACCTTTATGGCGGTCGATGGCTGCGTGCCGAGCAATAAGGAGCAGGGTTATGTGATGCGCCGCTTACTGCGCCGGGCGATTCGCTATAGTTTCGATCTGGGAATTGAGCAGAATTTCCTCGAGGAAATCGTGCCGGTGATTGCTGATTTGTATGAAGCAGATTTCCCAGAGGTTAAGGAAAACCGCGAGAGTATCATCGCTGTGCTGGTCAAGGAAGAAAAAGCCTTCCGCCAAACGCTGCGCAAAGGCTTAAAGCAGATGCAGCATTATATCGACGATGGCTTAACTGGCGAAGAGCTATTTACGCTATATGATACGTTTGGCTTTCCGGTGGAGCTGAGTACCGAGGAGGCCTATAAACAAGGCATCAAGCTTTCTGATAATTGGCGCGCTGAATTTGATGCGCGAATGGCTGAGCAGCGCCAACGCTCCAAGACAGCACGCAAGGGGCAATTTAGCGGCGGCCTGGAGGGTCACGATCCGATTCATTTGAAATATCATACGGCGACGCACTTGTTGGGAGCAGCGCTACGCAAAGTCCTCGATGCACCGGATTTGCAACAGCACGGCAGCAATATCACTGCTGAGCGCCTACGCTTTGATTTCAATCACGATAAATTGACGCCAGAGGAAAAACAGGCAGTAGAAGATCAAGTCAATGCTTGGATCGACGCTGATTTACCAGTCAGCTTTGCCGTCTATCCGACTGACGAGGCGCTGAATATGGGCGCAATCGGCGCCTTTGGCGAGCGCTACGGTGATGAAGTGAAAGTTTATTCTATCGGCGAGGGCGATAATGTCGTTAGTTTCGAAGTTTGCGGCGGCCCACACGTCGAACACACTGGCGTCTTGGCTGAGGGCGGTAAGCGCTTCACCATCACTAAAGAAGAGGCGAGTGCTGCTGGGATTCGGCGGATTAAGGCTGTTCTTAGTGAGGGCGCTGCAGACGCTTCTTGA
- a CDS encoding BspA family leucine-rich repeat surface protein: MNMIGGFMKYLQRRGRLLPTLTTGVMMLGVGGATLLAMTQPAKADPINNTDFVVTIDTMKPGVSNTDQFTIPVTGGGYNYTVDCNNDGIPDAVGVTGSHTCTYSDEGRHTIRIGGTFPQIYVNNAGDRLKIMSVDQWGTGAWRSMDSAFRGAENMDVKATDVPNLTNVTSLQSMFDTAHSLKGEGANWQWNTSNVTTTANMFHGAGQFNQNIGSWNVGNVTSAGHMFAYAGAFNNGGSSSIASWNTAKLEYADSMFEWANSFNQPIGLWNMTKAHAMVRMLANARAFNQSLAGWQLTSLQDVTGNPYAGGANMLDNTALSVQNYDATLTAWNNAVLKSPVTLGAAGLKYCTAEAAHAALQKAVADGGHGWTINGDAKQCPTYTLTFDTGSGSPVPSQTVAYTAKAVRPADPTRAGYTFAGWYADPTYLMRWDFNVHTMPNSNFTLYAKWNAVPTAPGNPGAPSQPGQPSQPGQPGASQGRAGSQLADTGTSLLVAIGAGVAAIISGAVLLMRKKRS, encoded by the coding sequence ATGAACATGATAGGGGGTTTTATGAAATATTTACAACGACGCGGGCGCTTGCTGCCGACGCTAACAACAGGGGTTATGATGCTTGGTGTTGGTGGCGCGACGCTACTGGCGATGACGCAGCCAGCGAAAGCTGATCCAATTAACAATACTGATTTTGTCGTGACGATTGACACCATGAAGCCGGGCGTATCAAATACCGATCAATTTACCATACCGGTAACGGGTGGGGGATACAATTATACGGTCGACTGTAACAATGACGGCATTCCTGACGCTGTGGGCGTGACAGGTAGTCACACCTGTACATACAGCGACGAGGGTCGTCACACGATTCGTATCGGCGGTACATTCCCGCAGATTTATGTAAATAATGCCGGTGATCGTTTGAAAATTATGTCAGTTGACCAGTGGGGAACGGGCGCGTGGCGCAGCATGGACTCGGCGTTTCGGGGCGCTGAGAATATGGACGTCAAGGCGACTGATGTGCCAAATCTCACGAACGTAACGAGCTTACAGAGCATGTTCGACACGGCTCACTCGCTCAAGGGTGAGGGTGCCAACTGGCAATGGAATACATCAAATGTGACAACAACTGCTAATATGTTCCATGGCGCCGGACAGTTTAACCAAAACATCGGTTCGTGGAATGTGGGAAATGTGACGAGTGCTGGCCATATGTTTGCGTATGCGGGGGCGTTCAATAACGGTGGCAGTTCGTCGATTGCCAGCTGGAATACTGCAAAACTTGAATACGCTGATAGCATGTTCGAGTGGGCAAATTCGTTCAATCAGCCGATCGGGCTGTGGAATATGACGAAGGCACATGCTATGGTGCGGATGTTGGCTAATGCGCGGGCATTCAACCAGTCGCTGGCTGGCTGGCAACTGACCTCGCTGCAGGATGTTACGGGTAATCCGTATGCTGGCGGGGCGAATATGCTTGATAATACGGCGCTATCGGTGCAAAATTACGATGCAACACTGACTGCCTGGAATAATGCAGTACTCAAGTCACCAGTGACGCTGGGTGCGGCTGGCCTGAAATATTGTACGGCGGAGGCGGCGCATGCAGCACTGCAAAAGGCAGTGGCCGATGGTGGTCACGGCTGGACGATCAATGGCGATGCCAAGCAGTGCCCGACCTACACGCTGACGTTTGATACCGGCTCAGGCTCACCGGTACCATCCCAAACGGTCGCCTACACTGCCAAAGCGGTGCGGCCGGCTGATCCGACGCGAGCTGGCTATACCTTTGCTGGGTGGTACGCTGATCCAACTTATCTGATGCGGTGGGACTTTAACGTCCATACGATGCCAAATTCTAACTTCACGCTATACGCTAAGTGGAACGCTGTGCCAACGGCGCCGGGTAATCCAGGTGCTCCTAGCCAGCCGGGTCAGCCGAGTCAACCAGGGCAGCCGGGCGCTTCGCAAGGCCGAGCGGGCAGTCAACTAGCTGATACTGGTACGAGTTTGCTGGTAGCGATCGGGGCTGGTGTTGCTGCCATCATCAGCGGTGCAGTGCTGCTGATGCGGAAAAAACGCTCATAA
- a CDS encoding HIT family protein has translation MNHTIFDDIVSGTVKSWRVWEDEQFLAFLTPFPNTPGVTVVIPKHNPGDYIFAIDETLYLEFMRAVRQVARLLERAFNTPRVALVFEGTGVAHVHAKLYPLHGDLAGRTDVWAENAEFHESYRGWLTTTEGPKMDEAELDRIQAQIIAAQG, from the coding sequence ATGAACCATACAATTTTCGACGACATTGTATCAGGCACCGTAAAATCATGGAGGGTTTGGGAGGACGAGCAGTTCCTGGCGTTTCTCACGCCGTTTCCAAATACCCCGGGGGTGACAGTGGTCATTCCAAAGCATAATCCGGGTGATTATATTTTTGCGATTGACGAGACGCTATATCTCGAGTTTATGCGAGCAGTGCGTCAAGTGGCGCGGCTACTAGAACGAGCGTTTAATACGCCGCGGGTAGCGCTGGTGTTCGAGGGAACGGGCGTAGCGCATGTGCACGCCAAACTGTATCCGCTACATGGTGATTTGGCGGGGCGGACTGACGTCTGGGCGGAGAATGCAGAGTTCCACGAGAGCTATCGCGGCTGGCTGACGACGACCGAGGGGCCAAAGATGGATGAGGCGGAGCTTGACCGGATTCAGGCGCAGATCATTGCCGCTCAAGGGTGA
- a CDS encoding DNA recombination protein RmuC → MEIIIIILLAIIVMGLGAMLFVLQSKLSELKQQSSVELIKTDVVELGRTIAKLNESVSDKLERSNAQVQTSVQKQLSESAKLVADVIQRLAKLDETNKRVVDVATDLKTLQNVLKNPKQRGVFGEFYLESVLDNVLPAKQFQMQYRFKDGETVDAVIFLDKGQILPVDSKFSLENYNRMINAETKAERELWLNKVKADLKGRIDETSKYIRPRENTMDFAFMFIPSESLYYDLLINNVGAGGSSRDLIEYAFRDKRVIIVSPTSFLAYLQTVLQGLRSLQIEEQAKDIQVRVGQLGVHIKKFDDLMTKMGKSLSTTVGHYNNSYKELGKIDKDVVRIAGGDHQTQPELIDRPAQED, encoded by the coding sequence ATGGAAATCATTATCATTATTCTCTTAGCTATTATCGTTATGGGTTTGGGTGCGATGCTGTTTGTGCTACAGTCGAAGTTAAGCGAGCTGAAACAGCAATCATCAGTCGAGCTCATCAAAACTGACGTGGTGGAGCTGGGGCGAACTATCGCCAAGCTGAATGAATCGGTCAGTGATAAATTGGAGCGCAGCAATGCTCAGGTGCAAACATCGGTGCAAAAGCAGCTGTCGGAAAGTGCCAAGTTGGTGGCTGACGTAATACAGCGGCTGGCCAAGTTGGATGAAACGAATAAGCGGGTGGTCGACGTGGCGACTGACCTAAAAACTTTGCAGAACGTTTTAAAAAACCCGAAGCAGCGTGGTGTGTTCGGCGAATTCTACCTGGAAAGCGTGTTGGATAATGTACTGCCTGCCAAGCAGTTCCAGATGCAATACCGCTTCAAGGATGGCGAGACTGTTGATGCAGTTATTTTTCTAGACAAGGGGCAGATTTTGCCAGTAGACAGTAAGTTTAGTCTGGAAAATTACAACCGGATGATTAACGCCGAGACCAAGGCTGAGCGCGAGTTGTGGCTGAATAAGGTGAAGGCTGATCTGAAGGGGCGTATCGACGAAACCAGCAAATATATTCGCCCGCGTGAGAACACCATGGACTTTGCCTTTATGTTCATCCCGAGTGAGTCGCTGTATTATGACCTGCTCATCAACAATGTTGGTGCGGGCGGTTCGAGTCGCGATTTGATCGAATATGCCTTTCGTGACAAGCGGGTGATTATCGTCAGTCCGACCAGCTTTTTGGCGTATTTGCAGACGGTGCTACAGGGCCTGAGGAGCCTGCAGATAGAAGAGCAAGCCAAGGACATCCAGGTGCGTGTCGGCCAGCTGGGTGTGCACATCAAAAAGTTTGACGATCTGATGACCAAGATGGGCAAGAGCCTCAGCACCACTGTCGGGCATTATAATAATTCGTACAAAGAGCTGGGCAAGATTGATAAAGACGTGGTGCGGATCGCTGGCGGCGACCACCAAACACAGCCAGAGTTAATCGACCGACCGGCGCAGGAAGACTAA
- a CDS encoding KH domain-containing protein codes for MSTIDQQFVEYVVKALVGHPEDVIVERLIDEKGVLLTLTVNPEDLGRVIGKRGGTAQSLRTLLRALGTKNDARYNLKIVNNDGFTSAKQATTAASDDNTVDNSTDETVENSSSYAENARKELAELDDLDI; via the coding sequence ATGTCAACGATAGATCAGCAATTTGTAGAATACGTGGTAAAGGCGCTGGTTGGACATCCAGAAGATGTCATCGTCGAGCGTTTGATTGACGAAAAGGGAGTGTTACTCACACTGACGGTCAACCCAGAAGATCTCGGTCGGGTCATCGGTAAGCGTGGCGGTACAGCGCAAAGTCTGCGGACGCTGCTCAGGGCATTGGGGACGAAAAATGATGCGCGCTACAACCTGAAAATCGTCAATAATGATGGCTTTACAAGCGCCAAGCAAGCTACGACTGCCGCTTCAGATGATAACACTGTGGACAACTCAACAGATGAAACTGTGGAAAATAGCTCTTCTTATGCAGAAAATGCTCGAAAAGAGCTTGCAGAACTGGACGACCTTGATATATAA
- the trmD gene encoding tRNA (guanosine(37)-N1)-methyltransferase TrmD, translating to MMKGMRKFQVITLFPEMFSGVFENSMMWKAQKDGIVSLETVNLREFGLGPRRQVDDTPYGGGDGMLLMIEPLWRAVEFARSRDESAKVVLMSPRGRRWRQTMAHVAADDGRGLIIICGRYEGVDERIMELVDEQWSIGDFVLTGGELPAMTIIDSIVRLLPGVLGGAMSAEIESFSDGETLEYPQYTRPEVFNGLRVPEVLLSGHHGKITEWRKQQSQKATVD from the coding sequence ATAATGAAGGGTATGCGAAAATTTCAAGTCATTACCCTGTTTCCCGAAATGTTCTCTGGGGTGTTTGAAAATTCTATGATGTGGAAGGCGCAAAAAGATGGTATCGTTTCACTCGAGACAGTGAACTTGCGTGAATTTGGTCTGGGCCCGCGCCGCCAGGTGGATGATACGCCATATGGCGGCGGCGATGGGATGCTACTGATGATTGAGCCGTTATGGCGGGCGGTGGAGTTTGCGAGGTCGCGAGATGAGAGCGCAAAGGTTGTCTTGATGAGCCCGCGCGGTCGACGCTGGCGGCAGACGATGGCGCATGTGGCGGCGGATGATGGCCGGGGGCTCATTATCATCTGCGGGCGATATGAGGGTGTTGACGAGCGCATTATGGAATTGGTTGATGAGCAGTGGAGTATCGGTGATTTTGTGCTGACTGGTGGCGAGCTGCCGGCGATGACCATTATTGATTCAATCGTACGGCTGCTGCCAGGTGTACTGGGCGGTGCAATGTCAGCGGAGATTGAGAGCTTCTCGGACGGCGAGACGCTCGAGTATCCGCAGTATACTCGGCCAGAGGTATTTAATGGCTTGCGAGTACCGGAAGTCTTACTGAGTGGGCATCACGGCAAAATCACTGAGTGGCGCAAACAGCAGTCGCAAAAAGCAACTGTTGATTAG
- the rpsP gene encoding 30S ribosomal protein S16 — protein sequence MLAIRLQRLGRKGYPVYRLAVQEAQRHPSSGRVVAYVGSYNPHTKAANIQAELAQKYLDNGAQPTPRVVKLLKEAGVALPKWVKEPAADRRKAIRNPEKLRKNQPKEEPVQSDTDESGAE from the coding sequence ATGCTAGCAATTCGTTTGCAACGGTTGGGTCGCAAGGGCTATCCGGTGTACCGCCTGGCAGTACAAGAGGCGCAGCGCCATCCATCAAGCGGTCGCGTGGTCGCGTATGTCGGCAGCTACAATCCACACACTAAAGCAGCAAATATTCAGGCTGAATTAGCACAGAAATATTTGGACAATGGTGCCCAGCCAACACCGCGTGTTGTTAAGTTATTGAAAGAAGCTGGCGTCGCCTTGCCAAAGTGGGTTAAAGAGCCAGCTGCTGATAGGCGCAAAGCCATCCGCAATCCAGAGAAGCTTCGTAAAAACCAGCCAAAAGAAGAGCCAGTTCAGTCAGATACTGATGAGTCAGGCGCTGAATAA
- the ruvX gene encoding Holliday junction resolvase RuvX produces MKAKNFLALDVGEKRIGLAMADSQVRIAVPFGWVANDERVMEELAEIMLRHDISLVVVGYPRNQSGEPTQQTEFVVDFVRRLGQLDIDAEIAYQDESLTSVQAEQRLAGKIKDKGDIDAEAASIILQDYLEVHG; encoded by the coding sequence ATGAAAGCTAAAAACTTTCTAGCGCTAGATGTGGGCGAGAAGCGGATCGGTCTGGCGATGGCCGATTCACAGGTGCGGATTGCGGTACCGTTTGGCTGGGTGGCTAATGACGAGCGGGTCATGGAGGAACTGGCAGAGATTATGCTGCGGCACGATATTTCGCTGGTAGTGGTCGGCTATCCGCGTAATCAATCCGGCGAACCAACGCAGCAAACAGAGTTCGTGGTCGATTTCGTTAGGCGGCTGGGTCAGCTGGACATTGATGCCGAGATTGCTTATCAGGATGAGTCGCTAACCAGCGTTCAGGCCGAACAGCGCCTGGCTGGCAAGATCAAAGATAAGGGTGACATTGACGCTGAGGCGGCGAGTATTATTTTGCAAGATTATTTGGAGGTGCACGGATGA
- the mltG gene encoding endolytic transglycosylase MltG, translating into MKKLKIKKRRLWLIIVSAVVAVAGVVLLSGVIWYKQMLRPVDAGARQKISVEIASGDTAQVIAKKLEDKKIIRSAFAMTIYLKLNNVTGTFNKGVYSFTQDQDVASVLKHLLGGKPDRRSVLFYPGATLRDKTSTPAAQKTDVASALKRAGYNDEQITAAFAATYTGTVLKSKPATADLEGYIYGDTYFLPSDATAQQALQRAISELDRVVTENNLEKKFAARGLSLYQGLTLASIIQRESIGCPGKATCEDMRRIASVFYNRLKKDIPLGSDVTYHYAADKAGVARSHTLNSPYNTRIHKGLPPGPIAAPGLAALNAVADPAQEDYLYFLSGDDNVTYFAKTEAEHKANITAHCAKKCQLP; encoded by the coding sequence ATGAAGAAGTTGAAGATTAAAAAACGGCGGTTGTGGCTCATTATCGTATCGGCAGTTGTCGCGGTGGCGGGTGTGGTGCTGCTTAGCGGCGTCATTTGGTACAAACAAATGCTTCGTCCGGTCGATGCCGGGGCGCGGCAAAAAATCAGTGTCGAAATCGCCAGTGGCGACACAGCGCAGGTTATCGCCAAAAAACTTGAAGATAAAAAAATTATTCGTAGTGCCTTTGCTATGACGATTTACCTCAAGTTAAATAATGTTACCGGCACCTTCAATAAAGGCGTGTATAGTTTTACGCAAGATCAAGATGTGGCGTCGGTGCTTAAGCATCTACTCGGTGGCAAACCGGATCGGCGCTCGGTATTGTTTTATCCAGGGGCAACACTGCGCGATAAGACCTCGACGCCTGCCGCTCAAAAGACCGATGTTGCCAGCGCCCTCAAGCGGGCTGGCTACAATGATGAGCAGATCACGGCCGCTTTTGCTGCTACCTATACCGGTACGGTACTAAAAAGTAAGCCAGCGACCGCCGATCTCGAGGGTTATATCTATGGTGATACGTACTTCTTGCCGTCAGACGCCACTGCCCAGCAAGCCTTGCAGCGGGCCATCAGTGAGCTAGATCGGGTGGTAACTGAGAATAATCTCGAGAAGAAATTTGCAGCTCGGGGCCTGTCGCTGTATCAGGGGTTGACGCTGGCCTCAATTATTCAGCGTGAGTCAATTGGCTGCCCGGGTAAAGCGACCTGCGAGGACATGCGGCGGATCGCTAGCGTATTTTATAATCGCCTGAAAAAGGATATACCGCTCGGGTCAGACGTGACGTATCATTATGCCGCCGACAAGGCTGGCGTGGCTCGCTCGCATACGCTCAATTCACCGTACAATACGCGCATTCACAAGGGGCTGCCACCTGGGCCAATTGCCGCACCCGGTCTCGCGGCATTGAATGCTGTGGCCGATCCGGCTCAGGAGGATTACCTTTACTTCTTGAGCGGCGACGACAATGTAACCTATTTTGCGAAGACCGAAGCTGAGCACAAAGCGAACATTACTGCCCACTGCGCCAAAAAGTGCCAATTGCCATAG
- a CDS encoding phosphatase PAP2 family protein translates to MSDYTTDGKAAQASGSSAGFDADAQQGIMGLMDISWMVKIVADGLVIPVVLIGMYTLIRHVPRDRRHQVYTRVLMAGLTAFVAAKIIGLLYQPSGLRPFELAGVSAGASFLDNPGFPSDHALFTMAITLAVWFGAKCRGWAVACLVMTLLVGIGRVVALVHTPLDVAGGLIIAWVGIFWYMPLRQASRTAK, encoded by the coding sequence GTGTCTGATTATACTACGGATGGTAAAGCGGCGCAAGCCAGCGGGTCGAGCGCAGGGTTTGACGCCGACGCCCAGCAGGGTATAATGGGGCTTATGGATATTTCATGGATGGTGAAAATTGTTGCCGACGGGCTGGTGATCCCGGTGGTGTTGATCGGGATGTATACGCTCATCCGACACGTACCGCGAGATCGGCGCCATCAAGTGTATACACGAGTGCTAATGGCGGGGCTGACGGCGTTCGTCGCAGCAAAAATTATCGGGTTGCTATATCAGCCATCAGGCCTCCGTCCGTTTGAACTGGCGGGCGTGAGTGCTGGCGCCTCGTTTTTGGATAATCCGGGCTTCCCGTCTGATCACGCCCTGTTCACTATGGCCATCACGCTGGCGGTGTGGTTCGGCGCGAAGTGTCGAGGGTGGGCCGTGGCCTGTTTAGTGATGACGCTACTGGTTGGTATAGGGCGGGTGGTGGCATTGGTGCATACGCCGCTTGATGTGGCTGGGGGGCTCATTATCGCTTGGGTGGGCATATTCTGGTACATGCCGTTGCGACAGGCGTCACGCACTGCAAAATAG
- the pheS gene encoding phenylalanine--tRNA ligase subunit alpha, producing MEKLDEVRALLLSRVAEAAEPRSVLRSAELRELYGVIATLPSEERGPFGKKVNDLKQELERVIAAREAELSKVDLPPIDVTAPMDVNAPRPELLPSERGTVHPLSAEIERISDIFNRMGFVTEESREIDDQFHMFESLNFPKGHPARDDYDTFMTEETDANGDRLIAPAHTSTMQNRVLKKYHDNLASGEAIAAIVPDRVFRNEDLDARHEHTFYQVEGVYVAKGVNVGNLIATLQEFLQEYYGKQLDVRVNPFYFPFTEPSFEFALSCPFCEGKNPDCKVCSGEGWIELLGCGMIHPNVLKAANIDPNEYTGFAFGCGIDRLVMMKYGIEDVRHFESGRLDFLEQF from the coding sequence ATGGAAAAATTGGATGAAGTTCGAGCACTATTATTATCGCGCGTAGCCGAGGCGGCTGAACCGCGCAGCGTGTTGCGGAGCGCGGAGCTGCGGGAACTATACGGCGTTATCGCGACGCTACCGAGTGAGGAGCGCGGGCCGTTTGGTAAAAAGGTTAATGACTTGAAGCAGGAATTGGAGCGGGTGATCGCGGCTCGTGAAGCTGAATTATCAAAAGTTGATTTACCGCCAATTGACGTAACGGCGCCGATGGATGTCAATGCTCCACGGCCTGAATTGCTGCCGAGTGAGCGCGGCACGGTTCACCCGCTGAGCGCCGAGATTGAGCGTATTTCTGACATTTTTAACCGCATGGGTTTTGTGACGGAAGAGTCGCGTGAAATTGACGATCAATTCCATATGTTCGAGAGTCTGAACTTCCCGAAAGGCCACCCGGCGCGTGATGATTATGACACGTTCATGACCGAGGAAACTGACGCCAATGGCGACCGCTTGATCGCGCCGGCGCACACCTCGACCATGCAAAACCGCGTGTTGAAGAAATATCATGACAATTTGGCGAGTGGCGAGGCGATTGCTGCTATTGTACCCGACCGAGTGTTTCGTAACGAAGATCTGGACGCGCGGCATGAGCACACGTTCTATCAAGTCGAGGGCGTGTATGTCGCTAAGGGGGTTAACGTTGGCAATCTCATTGCCACCTTGCAGGAGTTTTTACAGGAATATTACGGCAAGCAACTTGACGTGCGCGTCAATCCATTTTATTTTCCGTTCACCGAACCGAGCTTTGAATTTGCGCTGAGCTGTCCGTTTTGCGAAGGCAAAAATCCGGACTGTAAAGTCTGTTCGGGCGAAGGCTGGATCGAACTCTTGGGCTGCGGCATGATTCACCCGAATGTACTGAAAGCTGCTAACATCGATCCGAATGAATACACCGGCTTTGCCTTTGGCTGCGGCATCGACCGCTTGGTGATGATGAAATACGGCATCGAGGACGTGCGGCATTTTGAGAGCGGACGATTAGACTTTTTGGAGCAGTTTTAA
- the cyaB gene encoding class IV adenylate cyclase: MTTKLLEIERKRQLTSGAKELIKQLQDLGFEPKSNLHEIDTYYSRPDVDFMQTVECLRIRQRDGFAEVTYKPATTTATHTKNDVIIKPETNLPIQPESATAAKQLFANLGMVKLVEVNKYRRSFQSPNFPKATVAIDEIKNAGTFVEVEVLSSDETGALAMINDIETKLDLDSAEIVTRPYRDICMG, from the coding sequence ATGACAACCAAACTTCTAGAAATCGAACGCAAACGTCAATTAACCAGTGGCGCAAAAGAATTAATCAAGCAATTGCAAGACCTCGGTTTTGAGCCAAAGAGTAATCTCCACGAGATTGATACATATTATTCTCGTCCTGATGTCGATTTCATGCAGACGGTTGAATGTTTGCGGATTCGTCAGCGCGATGGTTTTGCCGAGGTGACATATAAGCCTGCGACGACGACTGCGACACATACGAAAAACGATGTGATCATTAAGCCCGAGACAAACCTGCCAATTCAGCCCGAGAGCGCAACGGCTGCCAAACAACTGTTTGCTAACCTTGGCATGGTAAAACTGGTCGAGGTCAACAAATACCGGCGATCGTTCCAATCACCAAACTTTCCAAAAGCAACAGTAGCTATTGATGAAATTAAAAACGCCGGAACGTTTGTGGAAGTTGAGGTTTTGTCAAGCGATGAAACTGGCGCGCTGGCGATGATTAATGACATTGAGACCAAGCTCGACCTTGACTCGGCAGAAATTGTTACGCGGCCTTATCGAGACATTTGTATGGGATAA